A genomic window from Candidatus Pelagisphaera phototrophica includes:
- a CDS encoding ExeA family protein: MYQSFYGLKEMPFNITPDPNFLYLSPTHQEALQHLKYGIAEKKGFIVLTGEVGCGKTTLCRHFINEIDDEKYESALILNPRITETQLLKTILSELGEEGSSRSRSGLVKQVNDVLLDRIQRGKDILLIIDEAQNLTFDLLEQLRLLSNLETDKQKLLQIILMGQPEFKRILGENRLRQLRQRILVHTELVPLNRYQVEQYIHHRIAMAGGQGIPFFTSWAVRWIHWKSRGVPRIINNICDKALLSAYIRSSEVVKVKDVRTALKEISSLDFG; this comes from the coding sequence ATTACTCCCGATCCCAACTTTCTCTACTTGAGCCCGACTCACCAGGAGGCCCTCCAGCACCTGAAGTACGGCATAGCAGAGAAAAAGGGATTTATAGTGTTGACCGGAGAAGTAGGATGCGGAAAGACCACGCTTTGTCGTCATTTCATTAATGAGATTGACGACGAGAAGTACGAGAGCGCCTTGATCCTCAACCCTCGTATCACCGAGACCCAGCTCCTGAAAACGATCCTCTCTGAACTCGGAGAGGAAGGCTCTAGCCGAAGTCGGAGCGGCCTCGTAAAACAGGTTAATGACGTCCTCTTGGACCGAATCCAGCGGGGGAAAGACATCCTTCTGATCATTGACGAGGCCCAGAACCTCACCTTTGACCTCCTTGAACAGCTCCGTCTGCTCTCGAACCTGGAGACCGACAAGCAGAAGTTGCTTCAGATCATCCTAATGGGACAGCCCGAGTTTAAGCGGATCCTGGGTGAAAATAGACTGCGCCAGCTCCGCCAACGAATCCTGGTCCACACCGAGCTAGTCCCTCTAAATCGCTATCAGGTAGAGCAATACATACACCACCGTATCGCGATGGCCGGTGGCCAAGGAATTCCGTTTTTCACCAGTTGGGCAGTACGTTGGATCCATTGGAAATCACGGGGGGTACCTCGGATCATCAACAATATTTGCGACAAGGCTCTTCTTTCAGCCTATATCAGATCTTCAGAAGTCGTGAAGGTGAAGGACGTGCGTACCGCTCTCAAGGAAATCAGTTCCTTGGATTTTGGCTGA